From a single Brassica napus cultivar Da-Ae chromosome C9, Da-Ae, whole genome shotgun sequence genomic region:
- the LOC106431614 gene encoding U-box domain-containing protein 15 translates to MVVMDLDEEATREGENIEEVVNAEESIDDEAVDIHEEEVGDVKDDLVGKIITTIEFLDQISDYRRTQQKECFNLVRRLKILIPFMDEIRGFEFPSPESCMHFLNRLRKVILAARKLLETCNNGSKIFLALDSELIMTRFHSIYEKLNRVLVKTPFDELGISDEVKDEVGSLCKQLKKARRRTDTQDIELAVDMMVMFSKTDPRNADSAIIERLAKKLELQTMEDLKTETIAIKTLVQEKGGLSIETKQHIIELLNKFKKLQGVEATDVLYEPVINKSTSLILPHEFLCPITLEIMQDPVIIATGQTYEKEGIQKWFDAGHKTCPKTGQTLDHLSLAPNYALKNIILQWCEKNNFKIPEKETSLHSENDSEEQKDEVSLLVEALSSSQLEEQRASVKQMRLLAKENPENRVLIANAGAIPLLVQLLSYPDSGIQENAVTTLLNLSIDETNKKLISDEGAIPDIIEILQNGNREARENSAAALFSLSMLDENKVTIGLSNGIPPLVELLQHGTSRGKKDALTALFNLSLNSANKGRAIDAGIVQPLLQLLKDRNLGMIDEALSILLLLVSHPEGRQAIGQLSFIETLVDFIRQGTPKNKECAASVLLELGSNNSSFILAALQFGVYEYLVDITSSGTNRAQRKANALIQLISKSEQI, encoded by the exons ATGGTCGTGATGGATTTAGATGAAGAAGCTACAAGAGAAGGAGAGAACATTGAAGAGGTCGTCAATGCAGAAGAATCTATAGATGATGAAGCCGTAGATATTCATGAGGAAGAAGTCGGCGACGTGAAGGACGATTTGGTGGGCAAGATTATAACAACTATTGAGTTTCTTGATCAGATCAGCGATTATAGACGAACACAGCAGAAAGAATGCTTCAACCTCGTTAGGCGACTGAAGATTCTTATTCCGTTTATGGATGAGATTCGAGGCTTTGAATTCCCCTCGCCAGAGAGTTGTATGCATTTTTTGAATCGTTTGAGGAAAGTGATTTTGGCTGCAAGAAAATTGTTGGAAACTTGCAACAATGGTAGTAAAATATTTCTG GCATTGGATAGTGAATTGATAATGACGAGATTTCATTCAATTTATGAAAAGTTGAATCGTGTTCTTGTTAAGACTCCTTTTGACGAATTGGGGATTTCTGATGAAGTGAAAGATGAG GTTGGTTCATTGtgtaaacaattgaaaaaagcAAGGAGAAGAACAGACACACAGGACATAGAGCTAGCAGTAGACATGATGGTCATGTTTTCAAAAACAGATCCTCGAAATGCAGATAGCGCTATTATAGAAAGGCTTGCCAAAAAACTTGAGTTACAAACAATGGAGGATTTGAAGACGGAAACAATAGCCATAAAAACCCTAGTCCAAGAAAAAGGAGGGTTGAGCATAGAGACTAAACAACATATCATTGAGCTTCTAAATAAGTTCAAGAAGCTTCAAGGTGTTGAAGCTACCGACGTTCTCTACGAACCTGTTATCAATAAATCCACATCCCTAATACTACCACACGAGTTTTTGTGTCCAATCACACTTGAAATCATGCAAGACCCGGTTATCATCGCCACTGGACAG ACATATGAAAAGGAGGGTATACAAAAGTGGTTTGATGCAGGACACAAGACTTGTCCAAAAACCGGGCAAACACTTGATCATCTTTCCCTTGCTCCCAACTATGCATTGAAGAATATAATTTTGCAGTGGTGTGAGAAGAACAATTTCAAGATTCCAGAGAAGGAAACGTCTTTACATTCCGAAAATGACTCCGAGGAGCAGAAAGATGAGGTATCTTTGCTGGTGGAAGCATTATCGTCAAGCCAATTGGAAGAACAAAGAGCATCAGTGAAGCAGATGCGTTTGCTCGCTAAAGAAAATCCAGAGAACAGAGTTTTAATAGCTAACGCAGGAGCGATCCCTTTGCTAGTTCAGCTTCTTTCTTACCCTGATTCAGGAATCCAAGAGAACGCTGTAACGACTCTGTTGAATCTATCCATCGATGAGACCAACAAGAAACTCATCTCGGATGAAGGAGCCATCCCAGACATAATTGAAATTCTTCAGAACGGGAACAGGGAGGCGAGAGAGAACTCTGCAGCAGCTTTGTTTAGTTTGTCAATGCTTGACGAGAACAAAGTAACAATCGGATTATCAAATGGGATCCCGCCACTGGTTGAGTTACTGCAGCATGGGACATCAAGAGGGAAGAAAGATGCTCTCACTGCACTCTTTAACTTGTCCCTTAACTCAGCTAATAAAGGGAGAGCCATTGATGCTGGTATCGTTCAACCGTTGCTACAACTTCTCAAGGATAGAAACTTAGGGATGATCGATGAAGCGCTTTCGATTCTATTGCTTCTTGTCTCGCATCCCGAAGGACGTCAAGCCATTGGACAGCTCTCCTTCATTGAGACACTTGTGGATTTCATTAGACAAGGCACACCGAAGAATAAAGAATGCGCGGCCTCGGTACTACTTGAGCTAGGCTCTAACAATTCATCTTTTATCCTGGCTGCACTTCAGTTCGGCGTCTATGAATATCTTGTAGACATAACCAGTTCCGGAACAAACAGAGCTCAAAGAAAAGCAAATGCACTCATACAACTCATAAGCAAATCtgaacaaatttga